From Salarias fasciatus chromosome 5, fSalaFa1.1, whole genome shotgun sequence, a single genomic window includes:
- the fam210b gene encoding protein FAM210B, mitochondrial: MFLRRAGRLSAAVRDQAFKSARAPARRPGGVALTARIRGSCASAARLDPPSQPHLGRQDLFCGFPAPVWARSDLVSLPGGSRREGGGLDVIRQPLFYADRRHNGGAEPAARVLFTVSSGSSRSTMTVQTRSSSTSAAAKRSGAGEERADGDKGNAQTLKEDSTTSSTAKGPEDPEPEGGKPSKTQQLKKVFKEYGAVGVSFHIGISLMSLGMFYLLISSGIDMAAILCKLGFSEAVVQSKMAAGTSTFVLAYAIHKLFAPVRISITLVSVPLIVRYFRKTGLFKPPTPAP, encoded by the exons ATGTTCTTACGTCGCGCGGGGCGCCTGTCAGCCGCTGTTCGGGACCAGGCTTTTAAGTCGGCTCGAGCCCCGGCGCGCAGACCGGGGGGCGTCGCTCTGACAGCGCGGATCCGAGGCTCCTGCGCGTCCGCGGCGCGTCTCGATCCGCCGTCCCAGCCTCACCTGGGGAGGCAGGACCTGTTTTGTGGCTTCCCGGCGCCGGTCTGGGCACGCTCGGACCTCGTGAGCCTCCCTGGAGGATCGCGGCGTGAAGGCGGTGGGCTTGATGTTATCAGGCAGCCGCTCTTTTACGCAGACAGGCGCCATAACGGCGGAGCGGAGCCGGCGGCGCGTGTTTTGTTTACAGTCTCCAGCGGATCGAGCCGATCCACCATGACGGTGCAGACCAGGTCCTCGTCCACGTCTGCAGCCGCGAAGAGGAGCGGCGCGGGAGAGGAGCGGGCTGACGGGGACAAAGGG AATGCTCAAACTTTAAAGGAAGACTCGACTACCTCGTCTACTGCGAAGGGCCCGGAGGACCCGGAGCCAGAGGGAGGAAAACCCTCCAAGACCCAGCAGCTAAAGAAAGTCTTCAAGGAGTACGGAGCGGTGGGAGTCTCTTTCCACATCGGGATCTCACTCATGTCTCTGGGAATGTTTTACCTTTTAATATCCAG CGGCATCGACATGGCGGCCATCCTCTGCAAACTGGGCTTCAGCGAGGCGGTGGTTCAGTCGAAGATGGCGGCGGGAACCAGCACGTTCGTTCTGGCCTACGCCATCCACAAGCTCTTCGCTCCGGTCCGCATCAGCATCACCCTGGTGTCGGTGCCGCTCATCGTACGCTACTTCAGAAAGACTGGACTCTTTAAGCCGCCCACTCCTGCCCCCTGA